A segment of the Sulfitobacter sp. D7 genome:
CGCATTGCCGCCAGTGATGTCAGCCGCATCGACGAAGACCCGCTGATGCCCGTGCGCCTGCGCGCCGGGGGGCGCAGCGTGGGCGGGGCAATGTCTTGGGGTGAGCCGAAGGCGCTGGCCCCTTTCCGCAACGGTTCGCCCTTCTTTGGCCTGCCGGTGCCGGAGGACGTGACCGTTTCCGCGCAGGTCGTGGCGCAACCGGACCCGACACTGGCCGACCGGGTGATTGCGTCGCTGAGTGACGGCACGCCGCTGGTCACGCGCAAGGCCGTCGGTCAGGGGCAGATCGTGCTTTTCCACGTCACCGCCACGGCGGAATGGTCGACCCTGCCGCTGTCAGGCCTTTTCGTGCAGATGATGGAGCGGCTGGCTGTGTCCTCTGGCGCCAGCACGCCCGAGGCCGGTAGCCTTGAGGGCACCACATGGACCCCGCTGCGGGTGATGGATGGTTTCGGCACCCTGTCGGACGCGGGCAACCTGCCCGGTGTCGCGGGGCCTGACTTGATTTCGGCCCCCGCTGGCCCTGCGCTACCCCCCGGCATCTACGGCTCAGAAGACCGACGGCTGGCGCGCAATGTGCTGACTGCTGAGACCACGCTCACCCCCGCCACATGGCCCTCGGATGTGCCGCTGCGTGGTCTTGCGCTGCCGCCGGAACAGCCGCTGGCCGGAGCACTTCTGAGCCTCGCGATCCTGTTGCTGGTTGCCGATGTGCTGGCCTCTCTTGCCCTTTCGGGGCTGCTGCTGCGCCGCTCGGCTGGTACTCTGGCGCTGATCTTGGGGCTGGGCTTGCCACAAATGGGGGACGCGCAAGAGACTGACCCCGAAAGCTTTGCCGTGCGCTCCGCCTCCGAGGTCACGCTGGCTCATGTGCTGACCGGCAATAGCGACGTTGACGAGGTCGCCCGCGCCGGGCTGACCGGCCTGTCGGACACGCTTTATTTTCGCACCACGGTAGAGCCTGCCCTGCCCACAGGTGTCGATTTGGAGCAGGACGAACTCGCCTTTTTCCCGATCCTCTATTGGCCCGTCACCCCCGATCAACCACAGCCTTCAACCGAGGCTTATGGCAAGCTGAACGACTATCTCCGGTCGGGCGGGTTGATCCTGTTTGATACACGCGACGCGGATATCGCAAGCTATGGCGCCGCCAGCCCGAACGGGCGCAAGCTGCAGGAATTGGCCGCCCCGCTCGACATCCCACCGCTTGAGCCGCTGCCCGGCGACCATGTGCTGACCCGCACCTTCTATCTGCTGCAGGACTACCCGGGCCGCTACACCAGCCGCGATGTCTGGGTTGAGGCCGCGCCGCCCGACGCCGAGCGGATCGAAGGCATGCCTTTCCGCAACCTCAATGACGGTGTCACCCCGGTGGTGATCGGCGGCAACGATTGGGCCGCCGCTTGGGCCGTGCGCCGCGATGGCGCGCCCTTGCTGCCCATCGGGCGCGGCTATGCCGGAGAACGGCAGCGCGAATTGGCCTACCGCTTTGGTGTGAACCTTGTGATGCATGTGCTGACGGGCAACTACAAATCTGATCAGGTCCATGTGCCTGCGCTGCTGGATAGGTTGGGCCAATGACCGGAACCGTGCTTTTCGACCCGCTGATCCCGCTGCCGCTGTTGATTGGGCTGGCGGTGCTTGCCGCGATTGGCGTTCTGCTGGCGGTGTGGCGTGGCCTGTCGGGCTGGGCACTGCGGGGGCTGGCCGCCGTGGTGGTGCTCGGCGCATTGGCTGGCCCATCCTATCAAACCGAGGACCGTGCCCCGCTGAGTGACATCGTGCTGCTGTTGGAAGACGAAAGCGCCAGCCAGCGGCTGGCGGACCGCGCCGACCAGTCCGATACCGCCGCCGAGGCGATGGCCGACCGGATCACCGCGCGCCCGAATACGGAACTGCGCCGCATCACCGTGCCCGACGGGGCCGAGGACGCGGGCACACGGTTGATGACCACGCTGGCCGACGCGCTGGCCGAAGAGCCGCGCGCGCGGATTGCGGGCATTCTGGCGGTTAGCGATGGCCGGGTGCATGACGCGGACCTGCCGCTTGACCTGCCCGCGCCGCTGCACCTGCTGCAAACCGGTCGGGCCGCAGATTGGGACCGCCGCCTGACCGTGCGCAATGCCCCTGCTTTTGCCATCATCGGGGAGCCGGTGACCCTGACCCTGCGCATCGACGATCTGGGCGCCGCGCCCGAGGACGGGGGGCTGACCCGGCTTGATATCTCTGTCGATGGTGAAGACCCGCAAAGCTTTGACGTTCCCATTGGCCAAGACCTCGAACTGCCCGTCGCCCTGCCCCACGGGGGGCGCAATGTGATCCGTTTCTCCCTGCCCGAAGCGCCGGGGGAATTGACCGACCGCAACAATGCCGCGCTGATCCAGATGAACGGGGTGCGCGACCGGCTGAGCGTGCTGCTCGTCTCGGGCGAGCCGCATCCCGGGGGGCGCACGTGGCGCAACCTGCTGAAGTCCGACAGCGCGGTCGATCTGGTGCATTTCACGATTCTGCGCCCGCCCGACAAGCAGGACGGCGTGCCGGTGAACGAGTTGTCGCTGATCGCCTTTCCGACGCGCGAATTGTTCATGGACAAGATTGACGACTTTGACCTGATCATCTTTGACCGCTACCAGCGGCGTGGCATCCTACCTGCGCTCTACCTCGATAATGTGGCGCAATATGTGCGCAAGGGCGGCGCGGTGCTGGTCGCGGCGGGGCCGGATTTCGCCAGTGCCGACAGCCTCTACCGGTCGCCGCTTGGCACGGTGCTGCCTGCCACCCCCACCGCGCGGGTTTTGGACGAAGCCTTCCCCCCCGTCGTGACCGACATCGGTCAGCGCCATCCCGTGACCGCCGAACTGCCGGGCAAAGGCGACTGGGGCCGCTGGCTGCGCCAGATCGACGTGACAGCTGAGCGTGGCGATGTGGTGATGAGCGGCGCAGACGACCGCCCACTGCTGGTGCTTGACCGCGTCGACGAAGGCCGCGTGGCGCTGCTGGCCTCAGACCATGCGTGGCTGTGGAACCGGGGCTATGAGGGCGGTGGCCCGCAGTTGGAACTGTTGCGCCGTTTGGCGCATTGGATGATGAAAGAACCCGAGCTTGAGGAAGAGGCGCTGACCGCCACCGCCCAAGGCCGCACCATGCGCATCACCCGGCGCACCTTGGATGAAACCGTGCCCCCCGTCACCATCACCGCCCCTGATGGCAGCACCACCGAAATGCCCCTCGCCCCCGCTGGTCCGGGCCGTTTTGAGGCTGAATTCACGGGCGAAGAGATGGGCCTCTACCGATTGGAAAACGGGGAGGAGGTGACTGTCATCGGCCTAGGCCCTGCTGCCCCGCGCGAGTTTATTGAGACGATTGCCAGTGACGCAGCACTGCGCCCAGCCATCGACACCCTGCGCGGTGGCGTGGCACGGGTGGAAGACGGGCTGCCGCGCCTGCGCGACGTGCGCCTTGGCCGTCCGGCTGCCGGACGCGGCTGGCTGGGGCTGACCCCACGTGGCGCTTATGAGACCCGCGATGTGCGGCAAACACCGCTGCTGCCGGGCTGGCTGGTGCTGTTGCTTTCGGCCCTGTTCATCATTGCCGCTTGGCTGCGCGAAGGCCGCCGTTAAAGCGCGCGAAGCAGCAGCCCGCCCGCAAGCGTGACGACGATAAGCCCTGCCGTCAGCTCTGCCACCGCCGCGGCCTGTGCCAAGCGCGGCGATCCGGCGAGCCCACCAAGCACCCCCGCCCGCAACCCCGTGGCGGCAAGCCCGGTGGCGATGGTGATCAACCCGGTGCCAAGGGCCATGGCAAAAGCGCCCAAAACACCGACACCGCCAATGCCCATATGCCAAGTGATCACCAGCACAAAAAGCGCCCCGGTGCAGGGACGGATGGCGATCCCAGCAATCAAAAGCAGCGCATCGCGCAGGCTGCCCGCCTGCTGGACCTGCGCCAAGCTTGGCCCATGGGCATGACCGCAATGGCCGCAAACTTCTTCGCTATGCGCCGCCTCCTTTTGCCGCGCATGACGCAGCCCGCGCCAGATCAGCCAAAGCCCGATAAGGGCAATTGCGCCGTAGCTTGCCGGGGCCATGATGTCTTCGGTCACGCCCACCAGAGCCTCACGGCCAAGGCCCAAAAGCAGGATCCCCGCATAGACCAAGACCACCGCCGTCACCGCTTGGCCAAGCGAGGCGGCCAGAGCGATTAGCGACAGCCGCAGCATCGGCACAGAGCGCGCCAGCCCATAGCCGCCAATCACGATCTTGCCATGCCCCGGCCCTGCAGCATGCACCACGCCGTAGGCAAAAGACGCCAGCAGCACCGTCCAGAACGCCGCGGTATCGCCCCCCCGCGTGGCGCGCAGCCCGCTGGCGATGCTGTTTTGAAACCCGCGTTGCTGCCCTGCCGCCCAATGGGCAAGGGCGTTAAAGCCCCCCGTCCACCACAGCGCCGCCAGCGCCAGCAGGGTCGCCAATGCGGCCAGCGCTATGATGCGTCGCATGTGATCACCACCTCATTGGCCAAGGCTTCGCCAATTTCAGGCAGGCCGACATCGTTCGGATCGGTATTCGCGTCCAAGGCGCTCAGATCCTGCTGAAGTTCGCGCAGATCGGCGTTCATCTCTGGCATCTTGACCCGCGCGCGACAGGCGTCATCGCCTTGCACGGTCACCTTCTGAGTCACCTCATAGGCAGTGTAATAGGTCGGGTCATAGGGTTTAATGACTAGCCCATTCGCGTCAGGCGCATCGCCCTCGACCGCCCGCAGATGGCTGGTGATGATCCGGCCCTCGGAAAAGGTCGTCGCCACCTCTTGCGGACTGGAGAGCGCGATCTCTTCACCGCCGTTCAGCAAGACCGTATCGCCGTTGAACCCTTCAACCCAACGCATGTCGAACCCGTTGAGAGAGGCGACTTCCGCCTCGGTCAGCACGCTATCGTAATCGGGGTCGAGGCCGCGATCCTCGGTCACCAACAGAGAATAGAATTCGTCATAGGCCCATGTGATCCGCAGATGGGTCAAGCGCCCCTCGGCATCGAGGATCACCTCAAAACCGGTATCGACAAAGATATGCGGATGCGCGCCAAGCGGTGTGGCGCAGGCAAGTAGGGCGGCGGTAACAAGCGGGTATTTCATGGCGCTAGGTCTACCCCCCTTCGCCATGCGCGGCA
Coding sequences within it:
- a CDS encoding nickel/cobalt transporter, with protein sequence MRRIIALAALATLLALAALWWTGGFNALAHWAAGQQRGFQNSIASGLRATRGGDTAAFWTVLLASFAYGVVHAAGPGHGKIVIGGYGLARSVPMLRLSLIALAASLGQAVTAVVLVYAGILLLGLGREALVGVTEDIMAPASYGAIALIGLWLIWRGLRHARQKEAAHSEEVCGHCGHAHGPSLAQVQQAGSLRDALLLIAGIAIRPCTGALFVLVITWHMGIGGVGVLGAFAMALGTGLITIATGLAATGLRAGVLGGLAGSPRLAQAAAVAELTAGLIVVTLAGGLLLRAL
- a CDS encoding DUF4159 domain-containing protein; amino-acid sequence: MSVFGGIGFTAPWLLLALMALPILWLILRAVPPAPIRRRFPGVALLLGLADDESTTDRTPWWLLLLRMLAVAAIIVGLAGPVLNPQAEAEQGSGPLLMVLDTSWAGASRWDQQLAAVDTQLTRAGRAERTVGILTLTDPQVPTFQSANAWRSRLAGLTPAPWQPAPEQITRATEIMADLPAFDTMWFSDGLDYPGRDDLLAALQTKGAVEVHQSANNVIGIAPAVYQDGAIDLTLRRAAPGPERDAVVQAHGRDPAGNARVLATANAGFEAGATEASTSLSLPAEMRARLTYFDIAGQRSAGARTLVDDGLRRREVALISGRGAQEGLQLLSPLHYIEQALAPSADLIDGTLSDVLPANPDVIVLADVATLSPAEAEPLQEWIDAGGMLIRFAGPRIAASDVSRIDEDPLMPVRLRAGGRSVGGAMSWGEPKALAPFRNGSPFFGLPVPEDVTVSAQVVAQPDPTLADRVIASLSDGTPLVTRKAVGQGQIVLFHVTATAEWSTLPLSGLFVQMMERLAVSSGASTPEAGSLEGTTWTPLRVMDGFGTLSDAGNLPGVAGPDLISAPAGPALPPGIYGSEDRRLARNVLTAETTLTPATWPSDVPLRGLALPPEQPLAGALLSLAILLLVADVLASLALSGLLLRRSAGTLALILGLGLPQMGDAQETDPESFAVRSASEVTLAHVLTGNSDVDEVARAGLTGLSDTLYFRTTVEPALPTGVDLEQDELAFFPILYWPVTPDQPQPSTEAYGKLNDYLRSGGLILFDTRDADIASYGAASPNGRKLQELAAPLDIPPLEPLPGDHVLTRTFYLLQDYPGRYTSRDVWVEAAPPDAERIEGMPFRNLNDGVTPVVIGGNDWAAAWAVRRDGAPLLPIGRGYAGERQRELAYRFGVNLVMHVLTGNYKSDQVHVPALLDRLGQ
- a CDS encoding DUF1007 family protein — translated: MKYPLVTAALLACATPLGAHPHIFVDTGFEVILDAEGRLTHLRITWAYDEFYSLLVTEDRGLDPDYDSVLTEAEVASLNGFDMRWVEGFNGDTVLLNGGEEIALSSPQEVATTFSEGRIITSHLRAVEGDAPDANGLVIKPYDPTYYTAYEVTQKVTVQGDDACRARVKMPEMNADLRELQQDLSALDANTDPNDVGLPEIGEALANEVVITCDAS